The following nucleotide sequence is from Zea mays cultivar B73 chromosome 1, Zm-B73-REFERENCE-NAM-5.0, whole genome shotgun sequence.
ACCAAGACCAATTCGTTCCTTTTCTCCATCTTCTGCGTGTACCAGCCAGTCCCACTGTCTGACTTGCTCAATCGATCATCGCTGGTTAATTAAATAGTACAAATGAAAGCTGCCGTCCCCGTCCACAGTTTCACATTCCAAGCTAACCCCAAAGAAAAGTACCCTCTGGTTTCGACCTCAAAGGCTCAAACCATCCGAGTTTTCATAAAATTCTTGCAACTACGGCAAGGACGATTCTCTTCCCACCATTCGGACTTGGACCTTACCAGGTCGGCAGCGGACCATTCGGACTTGGACCTTACCAGGTCGGCAGCGGCGGCTTCAGGGCCTGTTCGTTTGGCCCGGAATTATTCCATCTAATCAAACCTTATATAAATTAGATAACCAATCTGGCTAGGAATAGTTCCGGGTGGCCAGTCCCCCAAGAACCGAACGGACCCTCAGTGGAAACAAACCCAGCTTCCTTGATCTAGCTTAATGACTAGTATCAGAAAACACAGATTCCATTGCAGAATAACAGCATGCTAACTAACATACATGACATGGCACATATGAATCCAGCCATCCAGGTCCAGCCATTCCATTCACACATCACGAATACCTTGGAGACAAAACGCACAGGATGGATGGCCTTGGTACTTTTCAAGCGTCAGAACCACTGTCTGAATCAGAATACAATTCATACGGCCTATTCCTGTTCGTGTTCGCCTCAAGTGGTGGAAGATCGTCGTCTTCTTCATCGGAATCTGGTTCCTCGTCAACCTGGGCAGCCTGTGCTTCTGCTCCCGCCTCTGAAGCTTCATTCGGAGTCGGAGCTGAGTTGAAAATGGCCGGCCTAACATAAGAAGGGACGAACTGGTCAGAACACCCAATTCCATAAGTCAAGATGAGCAAAATGCAGCAACCCTGCGTCAATTGTACACGGACTGCATGTTGATTCTTCCTTTTTATTTTTCATGTACACTCGATCGATTAGTTAACACGTAGGAGACCATTCATCATGTGCATCGAATGGAATGCATTTGGTTACCCTTTCTTGAGGCATGATGCAAACAATTTGACATACTACAGAGCTGCGAGTAGTCAAGTGAGTTATTCTATGATAAGCTGCAAAAATTGCACGAAAGAGTAGCAAGATCCCAATTTTCGATTGGACTGTTAAGCCAGAGCTGTGAGTACTTGCCATTATCCAGCATCAGAAGAACCCAGAAACCTACCAGTTACCAGACTTCTGCAGGGCCCGAACTTGTTCGTGGAAGAGGACTCGCGAAACAACGCACGCGATCTTGCTCCCCGATTCCAGCGCCTGGTCCCTCCCGCTGGCATCCACGACCACGAAACTCCCTGCGGATTCAGAGCGGACGCAGAGGCTCAGAATCAGAATAGCCGTATCGTAAAGCCGGACCAGTCGAGGAGAACTGATAGACTCCTCGCTCATCACTCACCGTTCTTGATCCAGAAGCTCTTCTGGAACTTGGCGGGGAACAAGGCCAGGGACCTGACGCCCACGCCGTCCATCACCTAGCAAGCAAGGAAGGAAGGAAGCACGCCGGTTAGCAAACTAAACTAGACGGTGCGCGACGAAACCGGGAAGCATCGATAAGCGCCTCTCACCTCGATGACGTTGGAGCCGCGCAGCGTGAGGACCTGCATGATGCTCTCTCCCTCGGCGAGCGTGACGGCGGCGCCCTCGTCGCACGCCCGCCGCAGGTTCTTCCTCCCCGCTTTCATCTGCTCCTCTCCCTTCTTCGGCGGCGGGTACACGGGAGGCGGGGCCTTGCTTCGCGGGTACCGAAGCGCAGCGAcgacgggcgggcggcggcggcggcggcggcggcgagggagCAGAATTGTCAAGGATCAGGTAAGGCTGTGAGCCTGGTGGTGCGGGTGCAAGTTGGGCTCGTGGCCTTTTTTAGTTGTTATTAGGCATGAATACAAAACTGGGCCGTAGCAATTAACCACGCGAACAGTAAGCATTGCATCGTTCACAGTCCGTCTGATTGGTTCCTCGCGTTCAAGCGTGCAACGCCCATATGGTACAAAAATTATGTCTGTTTCCTTGAACAGTCTCGACTTTTACAAAAAAATTCACCCCTTAAGCACCTCATTAACCCGAGCAAGCCTTGTCATTCTCGCCTACATCCAACCCCGCCCCCTAGAGCTACTGCCTCACACCTCATTCGCATCAAGTGCCTCGAGCACTTTCTCTCCTGTCTCCACTCGCCCTCAAACTATTCTCCTTCTCTCGTCTCCAATCACACTCAGGCTCTCGCACCCTCCACTCTCCTCGTTGTTATGGTCTGGCTCCTTATAGGCTTCGCCGAAGGTGAGAAGGTTTGACATTCTCACTTGCACTCTCTCCCTAACATGGAGCTCATAGTCGAATTGGTTGTTTGTTTTGTATAACTAGATCTGAGACCATTGAGTACTATTGGTACTTGTGGTTGTGTATACCCTACTTTCTTAGTATTTATGCGGTGATAGTGTCTCGATGTGATCAGATCTGACCTTCGCTTGGACTACAGAAACTAATCATGATTGAGTTCTATGTTCATACTGCTTTTTTGAGCTGTCGATCAATGGTATGTGATGTCATAATGCCTCTATGTGGCGTATCTCTTGTATGTTGCAACCATGGCTTATTTTATGCGTATGTTTCACCTATTTTCAACTAGCACATCACTGTTTGGCATACTTGATCCTGTATTTTTATGTGTTTGTTATTCCTCTAAGCTATAGATCAATGTTTTATGATGCTAGTGTATCTCTGAGCTATAGACCAATGTTCGGCCTGTCACGACACATTTAAGCCAATTTAGACCTCTAATCTCCTTTTTTTTCTAATTTATTAGTTTAGCAATGGATCCTGCTATTGCACATCGTCGACTAATTTCAAAACGTAATGGTTCTTATAGCAGTTTTGCCACCCTTGTTGAAGCACCGACCGCATGCTACAAGGCCTATCACTTATGCCCTGACGCCGAGGAGCGCAcccgaaaggaaaatgtgcccttgggccatttctaagtattttggtgatcatgtgccaatacaaatggtttaagtatgaaactatgtcaaatggtggaagaagtgcaaatcgacacaaaggtatgattctagacttagtacattggtttttgtgtactaacatatttgtctaaatgctagaatcagagaaaagacaaaaggaaaaagagttggctgtgtatagagagctgtgtacagccaactgttgttcagtctgggtgcaccgaactgtctggtggtgcaccggacagtgtccggtgcgtcaggctagctctggtgaaaaggctgctctcgggaattcgtcgacggcgtacggctataattcaccggactgtctggtggtgcaccggactgtccggtgagccaacggtcgactgcaccaacggtcggccgcgcaatccgcgcgtgacgcgtggccgagccaacggtcagaagggggcaccggactgtccggtgcgccaacggctccaaatcttcaacggtcggctgcgccagaataggaaagaaatcagcaccggacagtgtccggtggtgcaccggactgtccggtgcgccacccgacagaaggcaagaattcccttcctggattgctctcaacggctcctagctgcctaggggctataaaagggatccctaggcgcatggaggagaccaccaagcattctttgatcatctctaagcaccaagtcttcattctagcgtgtttgattctttgtgatagcaatttgagctccttgtgagttgagaactccgtgtgtgaacttagagctcaagttgtgacgagTGTGTGTGTTTgagctgttgcttttgagacttgtgtgtgttgcttttccatcccttacatccgtgcttctttgtgatcatcatttgtaagggcgagaggctccaagttgtggagattcctcgcaaacgggatatagtaaaagaaagaagaacaccgtggtattcaagttgatcattggatcacttgagaggagttgagtgcaactctcgtccgttgggacgccacaacatggaataggcaagtattatacttggccgaaccatgggataaatcctcgtgtctcttgtgcttgttctcactgtgtttattgtgtttcacaagagctctcctttagccacttgatttcattatgctaactcttaatcaagttttgtggctttaagatttaagtttctacaggatcacctattcaccccccccctctaggtgctctcaattggtatcggagtcgttctcttcacgaaagggactaatcgcccgaagatatggaccctaagggaaaggggatggtgatcaacgacaaggagaaggaatccttcatcaatgagccaaaagacgacaagcccactgactcgggctcaagtcaaaagaagaaggatggaaagaagaagaggcgcatcaagaagattgtctactacgacagcgatgaatcttcctcttctcaaaaggacgacgaatacgaggagaaaaagaaaacggttaactcaaacttttcttttgattattctcgtattccgcataactccaatgctcatttgctttccattccacttggtaaacctccgcactttgatggagaggactacggattttggagtcacaaaatgtgtagccatttattctctcttcatccaagtatatgggagatagtagaaaatggaatgcaatttgatagttcggataattctatgtttatcaatgaacaaatccataaaaatgcacaagctactactgttcttttagcatccttgtgcagggaagaatacaataaggtgagcggcttggataatgccaagcagatctgggacaccctcaagatctcgcatgaggggaacgacgccaccatgctcaccaagatggagttggtggaaggcgaactaggaaggttcgcgatgattaggggagagaagccaactcaaatgtacaataggctcaagaccctggtcaacaagataaggagctatgggagcacgagatggacagaccacgacgtcgtctgacttatgctaaggtccttcactgtccttgatcctcatcttgtaaactctattcgtgagaatcctaggtacatcaagatgacgcccgaggaaatactaggaaagttcgtaagcgggcgaatgatgatcaaggaggcaagatatgttgatgatgcattgaatggcccaatgccgatcttcgagcctcaaactgttgctctcaaagcaacaagtagcagggaggcgctacctagcaaggtggcacaagttgaggcgaccgGGCTAAATGAGaacgaaatggccctcatcatcaagcgcttcaagacggcgctcaaaggtcgcaaggagcatcccaacaagagcaagtcaaagggaaagcgctcctgcttcaagtgtggtaagattggtcactttattgctaactgtcccgacaatgatagtgatcaggaacaaggaaagagcgaaaagtgggaaaagaagaagacctacaaaaaggcgaagggcgaggcacatcttggaaaggagtgggattcggattgctcctcgtccgactccgacaacgaaggtctagccgcctcagccttcaacaagtcggctctcttccccaacgagcatcacacatgcctcatggcaaaggaaaagaaggtaaataCTCGAAGTActgttacatatgcttcttcaagtgatgatgaagtagactacgcaagtttattcaaaggtttagatataaCTAAAATTgacaagatcaatgaattaattgatgctttgaatgagaagaatagattgttagagaagcaagaggatcttttatatgaagagcatgataaatttgttagtgctcaaaattctcttgctttagtagttaaaagaaatgaaatgctttcatgtgaactatctacatgccatgaatctatttctagcttaaagagtattaatgatgatttaaatactaagttagaaatagctaattgatagtcgcctagagggggggtgaatagggcga
It contains:
- the LOC100282726 gene encoding RNA binding protein; translation: MKAGRKNLRRACDEGAAVTLAEGESIMQVLTLRGSNVIEVMDGVGVRSLALFPAKFQKSFWIKNGSFVVVDASGRDQALESGSKIACVVSRVLFHEQVRALQKSGNWPAIFNSAPTPNEASEAGAEAQAAQVDEEPDSDEEDDDLPPLEANTNRNRPYELYSDSDSGSDA